In the genome of Streptomyces diastaticus subsp. diastaticus, one region contains:
- a CDS encoding TetR/AcrR family transcriptional regulator — protein sequence MSYWEHRKPVQRARAVDVQQVAPAAATLLDRGGLRALTIRAVALRLDVAPTSLYSRIASVDDLFDLALDFVLGQDTELQAAVEHAELHALMLTYYRHLVRHPWACQVIAMRAPRGPNYLRLSERMCVLLAETGASDPLGDAYALSNFVIGSAATTPMAGSERIAPVDGDIAPLYASLHASHQIDAEAIISTGLHTLLRR from the coding sequence ATGAGTTACTGGGAGCACCGCAAGCCGGTACAGCGGGCGCGCGCCGTTGACGTTCAGCAAGTGGCCCCCGCAGCCGCCACACTGCTGGATCGTGGCGGCTTGCGTGCTCTGACGATCCGGGCGGTGGCTCTCCGGCTCGATGTCGCCCCCACGAGCCTGTACTCGCGTATTGCCTCGGTCGATGACCTCTTCGATCTCGCCCTCGATTTCGTACTCGGGCAGGACACGGAACTGCAAGCAGCGGTCGAGCACGCCGAACTCCATGCACTGATGCTCACCTACTACCGGCATCTGGTTCGCCACCCCTGGGCCTGCCAGGTGATCGCTATGCGTGCGCCCCGCGGCCCGAACTATCTGCGCCTCTCGGAACGCATGTGCGTTCTACTCGCCGAGACAGGGGCTTCTGACCCGCTCGGTGACGCTTACGCGCTGTCCAACTTCGTTATCGGAAGTGCGGCCACGACACCGATGGCGGGGAGCGAGCGGATCGCGCCAGTAGACGGCGACATTGCCCCGCTGTACGCATCGCTTCACGCATCCCATCAGATCGATGCCGAAGCCATCATCAGCACCGGACTTCACACGCTGCTCCGCCGCTGA
- a CDS encoding relaxase domain-containing protein, protein MSAAEYEGWVDWINPETGESMGTPRKPGEVHKGSPLFAEMTINAPKSLSVAAALHPDVSAALDAAQQDALAEIRRFLGQHSVTLAGPRGAQEVVPIEQMQVVGIRHKTSRAGDPHRHIHMQIGTRIWALGSGGH, encoded by the coding sequence CTGTCGGCTGCGGAGTATGAGGGGTGGGTGGATTGGATCAACCCGGAAACGGGCGAGTCGATGGGCACCCCGCGCAAGCCCGGCGAGGTGCACAAGGGGTCGCCACTGTTCGCGGAGATGACGATCAACGCCCCCAAGTCACTGTCGGTCGCCGCCGCCCTCCACCCCGACGTCTCCGCAGCGCTGGACGCCGCGCAGCAGGACGCTTTGGCGGAGATTCGGCGGTTCCTCGGGCAGCACTCGGTGACGTTGGCGGGGCCGCGCGGCGCGCAGGAGGTCGTACCGATCGAGCAGATGCAGGTCGTCGGCATCCGGCATAAGACCTCCCGCGCTGGTGATCCGCACCGGCACATCCACATGCAGATCGGCACCCGCATCTGGGCGCTGGGAAGTGGCGGGCATTGA
- a CDS encoding helix-turn-helix domain-containing protein, whose translation MTKNPKKAAGAADADEPQAEGAGTQETAVCGYAEVAGEIGVKPATIRYYWSQKRHLLPRPDALVGGKPLWYPATVRKWAKNRLGTGYRSDLKSPDA comes from the coding sequence ATGACGAAGAACCCGAAGAAGGCGGCCGGTGCGGCCGACGCCGACGAGCCCCAGGCCGAGGGTGCGGGCACGCAGGAGACCGCCGTCTGCGGGTACGCCGAGGTGGCCGGCGAGATCGGCGTGAAGCCGGCCACCATCCGCTACTACTGGTCGCAGAAGCGCCATCTGCTGCCCCGGCCGGACGCGTTGGTGGGCGGGAAGCCGTTGTGGTACCCCGCGACTGTCCGGAAGTGGGCCAAGAACCGGCTGGGCACGGGCTACCGTTCCGACCTCAAGTCCCCGGACGCCTGA